Proteins from a single region of Chroococcidiopsis sp. TS-821:
- a CDS encoding pentapeptide repeat-containing protein, translating to MDVSELIAQYVAGERDFKGINLIGMSLVKVNLSGASLREASLSEADLSQADLVGTNFREASLSKANLSAANLSGAILNGANLFAANLKGANLSGAELKMADLKMADLSGADLQGASIWGATLTGAKLQGTIMPDGTVHE from the coding sequence ATGGATGTTTCTGAGTTAATCGCACAGTACGTTGCTGGAGAACGCGATTTTAAGGGCATTAATTTGATTGGTATGAGTTTAGTGAAAGTAAATCTCAGTGGTGCTTCGTTACGTGAAGCATCGTTAAGCGAGGCTGACCTCAGTCAAGCAGACTTAGTGGGAACTAATTTTAGAGAAGCTTCCTTGAGTAAAGCAAACTTAAGCGCAGCGAACTTGAGTGGTGCTATCCTCAATGGGGCAAATTTATTTGCAGCAAACCTCAAAGGCGCTAACCTCAGTGGTGCAGAATTAAAGATGGCAGACTTGAAGATGGCAGATTTAAGTGGTGCGGATTTACAAGGGGCAAGTATTTGGGGGGCGACACTGACTGGAGCTAAATTACAAGGAACAATCATGCCAGATGGTACAGTTCATGAGTGA
- a CDS encoding chloride channel protein yields the protein MTALSSQSPEEAPSSSAELRKVMVPALPTPSIGLTHLLNRFQLSPESVVLLLAVLIGGSTGLGVVIFHVLIEQIHRFMLQDLMGVISRWGAWTLACVPLLGGLVIGLMRGTQQDFGPGLSSLIAATQASHAQNVTRKELQPIIKMLAAAVSLGTGASLGPEGPSVEIGANFSLRLGQLLQMSQERRRLLLGAGAAAGLAAGFNAPIAGVFFALEVVLGTTFATSAVSVVLLAAVVAALIAQIGLGGQPAFTLPVYEVRSPLEFPLYVGLGLGASLVSITYTQSLQLLRACFQGQVPGFAWLAKIPLAIHPVIGGACVGLVALQYPQVLGIGYETIEAMLQDVEFSLQLLVVLLVVKLVVTAISLGSGLVGGVFAPAMFLGASLGAAYAKVLAIFPGISLYMAAPPAYAMVGMAAVLAASARAPLTAILLLFELTRDYRIVLPLMAAVGLSVWLVERMKPTVTSDAHLQQLNLNVETNREQEVLQQISVAEAMHQSPLILAATLSIWEAGVSMTRDRRRSALVINEANQLVGIVTLDDISRAISLGKQYGISASNSTLTHSSKPDVSKHNLPASQLIDICTTELLYTYPDELLSEALARMAARGLHQLPVVERNNHEQIIGLLERDQIGLTCNLELMRQALQQLPNAPKHDELTLTSL from the coding sequence ATGACTGCCCTTTCTTCCCAATCTCCAGAGGAAGCACCAAGTTCCTCTGCTGAGTTAAGGAAGGTGATGGTGCCCGCGCTGCCAACACCTTCTATAGGTTTAACTCATTTGCTAAACCGTTTTCAGCTATCTCCGGAAAGCGTTGTGCTGCTTTTAGCTGTACTCATCGGCGGTAGCACTGGTTTAGGTGTCGTTATTTTTCATGTTTTGATCGAGCAGATCCACCGTTTCATGCTACAAGATTTGATGGGCGTGATTTCGCGATGGGGAGCTTGGACGCTAGCGTGCGTCCCCCTGTTAGGTGGGTTAGTTATTGGCTTAATGCGGGGTACCCAGCAGGATTTTGGTCCTGGGCTTTCTTCTTTGATTGCGGCAACACAAGCTAGTCACGCGCAAAACGTCACGCGTAAAGAATTACAACCAATCATTAAGATGCTCGCAGCTGCGGTATCGCTAGGAACAGGGGCTTCCTTAGGACCAGAAGGGCCTAGTGTTGAGATTGGTGCTAACTTCAGTTTACGGTTGGGTCAACTGCTGCAAATGTCGCAAGAAAGACGCCGTTTGTTGTTAGGAGCCGGTGCAGCAGCGGGGTTAGCCGCAGGATTTAATGCTCCAATTGCAGGTGTTTTTTTTGCGCTGGAAGTCGTGTTGGGAACTACGTTTGCAACTTCTGCTGTGAGTGTAGTGCTACTTGCTGCAGTCGTCGCCGCCTTAATTGCCCAAATCGGTTTAGGAGGGCAACCTGCTTTTACATTACCAGTATATGAAGTCCGCAGTCCGCTCGAATTTCCGCTTTATGTTGGTTTGGGTTTGGGTGCGAGTTTAGTTTCCATCACTTATACGCAATCTTTACAGCTATTACGCGCCTGCTTTCAAGGGCAAGTTCCTGGCTTTGCTTGGTTAGCAAAAATTCCCTTGGCAATTCATCCTGTCATTGGCGGTGCTTGTGTTGGTTTGGTTGCATTACAGTACCCGCAAGTTTTGGGGATTGGCTATGAGACTATTGAAGCAATGTTGCAAGATGTGGAGTTTTCTTTGCAACTACTTGTTGTGCTATTGGTAGTCAAATTAGTCGTCACCGCAATCAGTTTGGGAAGTGGTTTAGTTGGCGGTGTTTTCGCTCCAGCAATGTTTCTTGGTGCTTCGTTAGGGGCAGCTTATGCTAAAGTCTTGGCGATTTTTCCAGGTATCAGTCTCTATATGGCTGCGCCTCCTGCCTATGCGATGGTTGGTATGGCAGCGGTGCTGGCAGCGAGTGCGCGCGCGCCTTTGACTGCAATCTTATTATTATTTGAACTGACAAGAGATTACCGAATTGTGTTGCCGTTGATGGCCGCGGTTGGTTTGAGTGTATGGCTTGTTGAGCGCATGAAACCTACTGTCACTTCGGACGCGCATCTACAGCAGTTGAACTTGAATGTCGAAACAAATCGCGAACAAGAAGTTTTACAGCAAATCTCTGTCGCTGAGGCGATGCATCAGTCTCCGCTAATCTTAGCAGCTACGCTTTCAATCTGGGAAGCGGGCGTGTCTATGACGCGCGATCGCCGCCGCAGTGCTTTGGTTATTAATGAAGCTAATCAATTAGTTGGTATCGTCACTTTAGATGATATTTCCCGCGCAATTTCCCTGGGAAAACAGTACGGAATAAGTGCTAGTAACTCAACTTTAACGCATTCCTCAAAGCCAGATGTTAGCAAACATAATTTACCCGCATCTCAACTTATTGATATTTGCACAACTGAGCTACTTTACACTTATCCCGATGAACTTTTATCTGAAGCTTTAGCGCGGATGGCAGCGCGTGGCTTACATCAGTTACCTGTCGTTGAACGAAACAACCACGAACAGATTATTGGCTTACTAGAACGCGATCAGATTGGATTAACTTGCAACCTTGAGTTGATGCGTCAAGCATTGCAACAATTACCAAATGCACCGAAACATGATGAACTGACGCTTACTAGTTTGTAG
- a CDS encoding calcium-binding protein yields the protein MSNSNNIFHGGAGDDTLIGWVDYKGAISYGNDTLIGGTGNDYLHTLDGNDLLRGGDGNDTLRSGSGDDTLYGGAGNDLLQAGGYNSILIGGWGNDTLGSGTQFVFNSPLEGIDYITNFDINDNTVVVTKNFGGGLIEGTTITPAQFTIGTAATTTSHRFIYDQLGTGALYFDVDGTGKARQVQFATLSTGLELTNDNIFVEFDRA from the coding sequence ATTAGTAATTCAAATAACATTTTTCATGGTGGTGCGGGGGACGATACTTTAATTGGCTGGGTAGATTATAAAGGAGCTATAAGTTACGGTAACGACACTCTCATAGGTGGAACAGGTAACGATTACTTACATACACTCGATGGAAACGATCTACTCAGAGGCGGAGACGGTAACGATACTTTAAGGAGTGGTAGTGGTGATGATACTCTCTATGGTGGCGCTGGCAACGATTTACTGCAGGCTGGTGGTTACAACAGTATTCTAATAGGAGGCTGGGGTAATGACACGCTTGGTAGTGGAACTCAATTTGTCTTTAACTCTCCTTTAGAGGGAATTGATTACATCACCAACTTCGATATCAATGACAATACAGTTGTTGTCACTAAGAATTTCGGAGGCGGACTTATAGAAGGTACTACGATTACGCCAGCGCAGTTTACTATCGGTACAGCGGCTACCACAACAAGTCATCGATTTATTTACGATCAGCTTGGTACAGGTGCGCTCTACTTTGACGTAGATGGTACAGGTAAAGCTAGGCAAGTACAGTTTGCTACTCTGTCTACTGGTTTAGAATTGACTAACGACAACATTTTCGTTGAATTCGATCGCGCTTGA
- the cbiB gene encoding adenosylcobinamide-phosphate synthase CbiB has protein sequence MKDNYDFFSFNSINTQLVVLIFAAFLDYLIGDPWSFPHPVRVMGWVILQFNTIVWKHFERPRTQRLAGIVLGIGLISGSGFVGWSIVQVTEFIHPGFRIVVESLLLASCFAAKSLRQAAQEVLQPLGEGKIQQARASLSKYVGRDTENLSETEILRAVLETVTENATDGVMAPLFYAIAGSFIPLIGSVPVALAYKAASTLDSMVGYREAPYTYLGWFSARLEDALTWLPCRLTVLTVAMLSGKPRFVWRICRRDAVQDPSPNSGWSECAYAAVLGVQVGGTNWYRGVAKHKPLLGDNIHPITPGKVYQALQLTRYCFLIWLGVAALLLFKFQL, from the coding sequence TTGAAGGACAATTACGACTTTTTCAGTTTCAATTCAATTAATACGCAGTTAGTTGTTTTAATTTTTGCTGCGTTTTTAGATTACCTAATTGGCGATCCGTGGAGTTTTCCGCATCCAGTTCGCGTTATGGGTTGGGTGATATTGCAATTTAATACTATTGTGTGGAAACATTTTGAGCGCCCGCGTACGCAGCGGTTAGCAGGAATTGTTTTGGGTATCGGATTAATTAGTGGTAGTGGTTTCGTCGGATGGTCGATCGTACAAGTGACTGAGTTTATTCATCCTGGCTTTAGAATTGTTGTCGAAAGCCTTCTTTTAGCAAGTTGTTTTGCTGCGAAAAGCCTCAGACAAGCTGCACAAGAAGTTTTACAGCCACTCGGTGAGGGAAAAATTCAACAAGCGCGTGCTAGCCTTAGTAAATATGTTGGTAGAGATACCGAAAATCTCTCTGAAACAGAAATCTTGCGGGCAGTTTTAGAAACTGTAACTGAAAATGCTACCGACGGCGTGATGGCACCTTTATTTTATGCGATCGCTGGTTCTTTTATACCGTTGATTGGGAGTGTTCCGGTTGCATTAGCATACAAAGCTGCAAGTACCTTAGATTCGATGGTAGGTTATCGCGAAGCACCTTACACTTACCTTGGTTGGTTTAGCGCGCGATTAGAAGATGCCTTAACGTGGTTGCCATGTCGCCTAACTGTTCTGACTGTAGCAATGCTATCAGGCAAACCGCGCTTTGTTTGGCGCATTTGTCGTCGAGACGCAGTACAAGATCCTAGCCCAAATTCAGGTTGGAGTGAATGCGCTTATGCAGCAGTACTCGGCGTACAAGTGGGAGGAACAAACTGGTATCGAGGAGTGGCAAAACACAAACCCTTGCTTGGAGACAACATTCATCCAATTACTCCAGGCAAAGTTTACCAAGCACTACAACTGACGCGATATTGCTTCTTAATTTGGCTAGGAGTTGCAGCTTTGCTTTTGTTTAAATTTCAACTGTAA
- a CDS encoding Rrf2 family transcriptional regulator — MKLTTRGHYSVKALLDLSLQPKNRPASVKAIAQRQDIPAPYLEKLLIEMRRAGLVESMRGVQGGYKLARSPAQISLGQILESVGETIEPLPHHIPAPNQAEDWVTFTLWQRLHQKVKEALYTITLADLYYDARSWQAAQGEATSFVV; from the coding sequence ATGAAGCTAACAACTCGCGGACACTACAGTGTAAAAGCATTGCTCGATTTGAGCTTACAGCCAAAGAATAGACCTGCATCAGTAAAAGCGATCGCCCAGCGTCAAGATATTCCAGCACCCTACTTAGAAAAATTGCTGATCGAAATGCGTCGTGCAGGGTTAGTTGAATCGATGCGTGGCGTTCAAGGTGGATATAAACTAGCGCGATCGCCTGCACAAATATCTTTAGGGCAAATTCTAGAATCGGTTGGCGAAACTATTGAGCCTTTACCACATCACATTCCCGCACCAAATCAAGCCGAAGACTGGGTGACGTTTACATTATGGCAGCGGTTACACCAGAAAGTGAAAGAGGCACTTTACACAATCACGCTTGCAGATCTTTATTATGATGCTCGTAGTTGGCAAGCCGCGCAAGGCGAAGCAACAAGTTTTGTTGTTTAG
- the ilvD gene encoding dihydroxy-acid dehydratase, translated as MPDNFRSHVVTQGVQRSPNRAMLRAVGFGDNDFLKAIVGIANSYSTITPCNMGINQLAQRAEAGIRAAGAMPQMFGTITISDGISMGTEGMKYSLVSREVIADSIETACTGQSMDGVLAIGGCDKNMPGAMIAIARMNIPAIFVYGGTIKPGHHNGRDLTIVSAFEAVGEYSAGRIPYEELLEVERKACPGAGSCGGMYTANTMSSAFEAMGMSLPYSSTMAAEDAEKADSTEKSAFVLVEAIRKQLLPRQILTRKAFENAISVIMAVGGSTNAVLHLLAIAHTAGVELTLDDFETIRARVPVLCDLKPSGQFVATDLHRAGGIPQVMKMLLVHDLLHGDALTITGQTIAEVLADVPAEPRPDQFVIHPWDKPIYPQGHLAILRGNLATEGAVAKITGVKKPVITGPARVFESEEACLDAILAGKIVAGDVVVIRYEGPKGGPGMREMLAPTSAIIGAGLGDSVGLITDGRFSGGTYGMVVGHVAPEAAVGGTIALVQEGDIITIDAPQRLLQLHVSDEELRSRRQNWQPRPPRYTKGVLAKYAKLVSSSSVGAVTDLDL; from the coding sequence ATGCCGGACAATTTTAGAAGCCACGTTGTTACTCAAGGCGTACAGCGATCGCCTAATCGTGCAATGCTACGCGCGGTAGGGTTTGGAGATAACGATTTTCTCAAAGCAATTGTTGGAATTGCGAATAGTTACAGCACAATCACTCCCTGCAATATGGGAATTAATCAACTCGCGCAACGCGCAGAAGCAGGGATCCGCGCTGCCGGAGCAATGCCGCAAATGTTCGGTACAATCACCATCAGCGATGGTATCTCGATGGGAACCGAGGGAATGAAATATTCCTTGGTGTCGCGCGAAGTAATTGCAGATTCGATTGAAACTGCGTGTACCGGACAAAGTATGGATGGTGTCCTCGCGATCGGTGGTTGCGATAAAAATATGCCAGGGGCAATGATTGCGATCGCCCGCATGAATATTCCCGCAATTTTTGTCTATGGTGGTACGATCAAGCCTGGACATCATAATGGACGCGATTTAACGATTGTCAGTGCGTTTGAAGCTGTCGGAGAATACAGCGCAGGTAGAATTCCTTACGAAGAACTTTTAGAAGTCGAGCGCAAAGCGTGTCCTGGCGCAGGTTCCTGTGGAGGAATGTATACAGCTAACACAATGTCTTCCGCGTTTGAAGCAATGGGAATGAGTTTGCCCTATTCTTCGACAATGGCAGCTGAAGATGCAGAAAAAGCTGATAGCACCGAAAAATCTGCCTTTGTATTAGTAGAAGCCATTCGCAAACAGTTATTACCTCGACAAATTCTCACGCGCAAAGCGTTTGAAAATGCCATATCAGTCATTATGGCGGTGGGTGGTTCGACGAATGCTGTGTTACATTTACTTGCGATCGCGCATACGGCGGGAGTAGAGTTAACATTGGATGACTTTGAAACAATTCGCGCTCGCGTTCCGGTATTGTGTGACTTAAAACCCAGCGGACAATTTGTCGCGACAGATTTGCATCGTGCGGGTGGAATCCCCCAAGTCATGAAAATGCTACTCGTCCACGATTTACTGCACGGCGATGCACTCACAATTACTGGACAAACGATTGCGGAAGTTTTAGCTGATGTTCCCGCCGAACCACGTCCCGATCAATTTGTGATTCACCCTTGGGATAAACCAATATATCCCCAAGGACACTTAGCAATTTTACGCGGCAATTTAGCCACAGAAGGCGCAGTTGCAAAAATTACAGGCGTGAAAAAGCCCGTGATTACAGGTCCAGCGCGTGTCTTTGAATCAGAAGAAGCTTGTTTAGATGCAATTTTGGCAGGCAAAATCGTTGCTGGTGATGTCGTAGTCATTCGCTACGAAGGTCCTAAAGGGGGTCCTGGAATGCGCGAAATGCTAGCGCCTACAAGTGCAATTATTGGTGCGGGGTTAGGTGACTCGGTAGGATTAATCACCGATGGACGGTTTTCCGGCGGTACTTATGGTATGGTCGTCGGTCACGTTGCGCCAGAAGCAGCAGTAGGAGGTACGATCGCACTTGTGCAAGAAGGGGACATCATCACGATTGATGCACCACAGCGCTTGTTACAACTGCACGTATCCGATGAAGAATTGCGATCGCGCCGGCAAAATTGGCAACCGCGTCCACCACGCTACACTAAAGGTGTTTTAGCGAAATATGCCAAATTGGTATCATCTAGCAGTGTTGGTGCTGTCACCGATTTAGACTTGTAG
- a CDS encoding AbrB family transcriptional regulator, whose translation MSKKKKIEPLTGEELLQKVKELENLSKEEKAKACGYYTVTKNGIERVNMMKFLNALIDAEGIELDSTAHANGRGGRSASYRISVQSNGNLLIGSAYTKQMGLKPGDEFEITLGRKHIRLKQLDEDGELEDVEVAS comes from the coding sequence ATGAGTAAAAAGAAAAAAATCGAGCCACTAACCGGTGAAGAACTCCTTCAGAAAGTTAAGGAGCTAGAAAACCTAAGTAAAGAAGAAAAGGCTAAAGCGTGCGGTTATTACACCGTTACGAAAAATGGCATTGAGCGCGTAAACATGATGAAATTTCTTAATGCCTTAATTGATGCAGAAGGCATTGAGTTAGATAGTACAGCACACGCTAATGGGCGTGGTGGACGTAGTGCCAGTTATCGCATTAGCGTGCAGTCCAACGGCAACTTATTAATAGGTTCTGCTTATACAAAACAAATGGGTTTGAAGCCAGGAGATGAATTTGAAATTACGCTAGGACGCAAGCATATTCGGTTGAAGCAGCTGGATGAAGATGGCGAACTAGAAGACGTCGAAGTTGCCTCGTAA
- a CDS encoding glycosyltransferase family 39 protein, whose product MRDRLHWDFSKFDHRRNSKIDWFWILALFLAAVLVYSINLGGLPLRDWDEGTVAQVAREIWRSPMNSWRWLHPTLWGAPYLNKPPLVHLLIAGAYSLGGVNEWTSRLPGAMLSAISVPLLYCIGREIFPRRSPAIFSALVYLTLLPMVRHGRLAMLDGAVVCFYLLMMLCVLRSRRDLRYCLGTGIGLALIFLTKGIIGLLLLAIAFLFLFWDTPRLLTSLYLWLGIFIGAVPIVGWYAAQWFEYGNTFTDTGIMSQSLSRIWASVENHAGPPWYYLLEILKYSFPWLIFLPQGLRKAWENRNWGWAKLILVWSGFYLLVISVMQTKLPWYVLPMYPAIALAVGVQLADYWHSSEASYPRSIIVGLGILALVATLGSFYFSPWSSARDSAVQMILAAVAGTMILANILARRGDRQFLIVLVWGMYVSLVLFMTSRHWVWELAEAYPVKPVAAMIQNATPPGQIIYTSFPYSRPSLNFYSDRQVIPAATNELQRQWQQNPQSYFLLDIPTLKTLQLPSAQQLGSSQGWTLVTKGKE is encoded by the coding sequence ATGCGCGATCGCTTACATTGGGATTTTTCAAAATTCGATCACCGCCGCAATAGTAAGATTGATTGGTTTTGGATCTTAGCGTTATTTTTAGCTGCTGTGCTAGTTTACAGCATTAATTTAGGAGGATTACCCCTACGCGATTGGGATGAAGGAACTGTCGCCCAAGTGGCGCGTGAGATTTGGCGATCGCCCATGAATTCATGGCGGTGGTTGCATCCTACATTATGGGGCGCACCTTATTTAAATAAACCGCCGCTAGTCCATTTATTAATAGCTGGGGCGTACTCGCTGGGTGGTGTCAATGAATGGACATCGCGTTTACCGGGAGCAATGCTGAGTGCAATCTCTGTACCTCTACTATATTGCATCGGGCGGGAAATTTTTCCTAGGCGATCGCCTGCAATTTTTTCAGCATTAGTTTATCTTACACTACTACCGATGGTGCGTCATGGGCGACTCGCCATGTTAGATGGCGCGGTAGTGTGTTTTTATCTATTGATGATGCTGTGCGTGTTGCGATCGCGTCGCGATCTACGCTATTGCTTGGGGACTGGAATTGGGCTGGCGCTGATTTTTTTGACGAAAGGAATTATCGGATTATTGCTGCTGGCGATCGCGTTCTTGTTTTTGTTTTGGGATACGCCGCGACTTTTGACTAGCCTTTATCTTTGGCTTGGTATCTTTATTGGTGCTGTACCTATCGTAGGGTGGTATGCAGCGCAATGGTTTGAGTACGGTAATACTTTTACCGATACAGGCATCATGTCACAATCGCTAAGCCGAATTTGGGCAAGTGTAGAAAATCATGCTGGACCACCTTGGTATTACCTTTTAGAAATATTAAAGTACAGCTTTCCTTGGTTAATTTTTTTACCGCAAGGTTTACGCAAAGCATGGGAAAATCGCAACTGGGGTTGGGCAAAGCTGATTCTTGTTTGGAGTGGATTTTATCTTTTAGTGATTTCGGTAATGCAAACTAAGCTTCCTTGGTATGTTTTGCCAATGTATCCCGCTATTGCTTTAGCTGTGGGAGTGCAGTTAGCGGATTATTGGCATTCATCTGAAGCATCCTATCCGCGTTCAATTATTGTAGGTTTGGGAATACTCGCGCTTGTTGCAACGCTGGGAAGTTTCTACTTTAGTCCTTGGAGTTCTGCAAGAGATAGCGCAGTACAAATGATTTTAGCCGCAGTGGCAGGCACAATGATTTTGGCAAACATTTTGGCTCGGCGCGGCGATCGCCAGTTCTTAATCGTTTTAGTTTGGGGAATGTACGTTTCGCTCGTGCTATTTATGACCTCGCGTCATTGGGTTTGGGAACTTGCCGAAGCTTATCCAGTAAAACCTGTTGCGGCGATGATTCAAAATGCTACACCACCAGGACAGATTATTTATACATCTTTTCCTTACAGTCGTCCTTCACTCAATTTTTATAGCGATCGCCAAGTTATTCCTGCTGCGACTAACGAACTTCAGCGTCAGTGGCAACAAAATCCTCAATCCTATTTTCTCTTAGATATCCCAACGCTCAAAACTCTCCAACTTCCATCCGCACAGCAATTAGGAAGCAGCCAAGGTTGGACGCTAGTTACGAAGGGTAAGGAGTGA
- the pyrR gene encoding bifunctional pyr operon transcriptional regulator/uracil phosphoribosyltransferase PyrR, whose product MPAKVVEILSAEEIRRTMTRLASQVVERSRDLSQLVILGIYTRGAFLAELLARQIEVLEGVNVPVGALDITFYRDDLDQIGVRTPAKTEIPFDLTGKIVLLVDDVIYKGRTVRAALNAVNDYGRPAAIWLAVLVDRGHRELPIHPDFIGKQLPTAKEEQVKVYLQDFDGRDAVELIGN is encoded by the coding sequence ATGCCTGCTAAAGTTGTTGAAATTCTTTCTGCTGAAGAAATCCGTCGTACTATGACGCGTCTTGCTTCCCAAGTTGTCGAAAGATCGCGGGATTTGTCGCAACTTGTCATTTTGGGTATCTATACTAGAGGTGCATTTTTAGCAGAGCTATTAGCACGTCAAATCGAAGTGCTTGAAGGTGTAAATGTTCCTGTAGGAGCGTTAGATATTACATTTTACCGCGACGATTTGGATCAAATTGGCGTACGAACTCCAGCTAAGACAGAAATTCCCTTTGACCTAACAGGTAAAATTGTTCTACTCGTCGATGACGTAATTTACAAAGGACGCACTGTCCGCGCGGCTTTGAATGCTGTTAATGATTATGGTAGACCTGCGGCAATTTGGCTAGCAGTATTAGTCGATCGCGGTCATCGCGAGTTACCGATTCATCCTGATTTTATTGGTAAACAGCTACCTACAGCCAAAGAAGAACAAGTTAAAGTGTATTTACAAGATTTTGACGGACGCGATGCAGTGGAATTAATCGGTAATTAA
- a CDS encoding VOC family protein gives MQITQCLHAALLVTDLQRAEEFYGNVLGLSKSTARNLNFPGTWYQIGEFQLHLIVAPTVPSQIQNPEKWGRNPHISFAVDDLDIAKQRLTAHNYPIQTSASGRPALFTKDPDNNIIELSQI, from the coding sequence ATGCAAATCACTCAATGTCTCCATGCAGCACTTCTCGTTACCGACTTGCAACGCGCCGAAGAGTTTTATGGCAATGTTTTGGGCTTATCTAAATCAACTGCGCGAAATCTTAATTTCCCAGGAACATGGTATCAAATCGGTGAATTTCAACTGCACCTCATTGTCGCTCCAACAGTTCCTTCACAAATTCAAAATCCCGAAAAATGGGGACGCAACCCTCATATTTCCTTTGCAGTAGACGACTTAGACATCGCCAAACAACGGCTAACAGCCCACAACTACCCCATTCAAACCAGCGCTTCCGGTAGACCTGCGCTCTTCACCAAAGATCCCGACAACAACATCATCGAACTCTCCCAAATCTAA
- a CDS encoding recombinase family protein, whose translation MKIIAYTYSDPLIESPPDPAIWGWEIDSIYQDLGKRTQLQQLIKDCQTEGAYLLIRRIEELGDSVQEVSDRITQLQALSIKIITTEQTNPSNLQADLLKLLQAMQREQRSRRIRQGHARNRISAQPPPGKAPYGYRRGKDKYALDRSASPIVKDFFEHFLLYGSLRGAVRHLAQKYGKKISVTTGRRWLTNPVYRGDTAYQNGDVVANTHVPIISREEAAQVDRLLRRNRRLPPRTASAPRSLAGLVICQECQSPMTVVRVTTHQKKSEYLYLRPTLCPKRPKCRAIAYAEVLKRTIATVCQDLPRAVAGMNFPQLDAVKESLNSAIASKQQILAQLPNLTTTGILDPETAQLRDYKLRTEISALQTQLATLPPVNLRSVAQAVSIPQFWLDLSEAERRFYFREFIQQIQLIREDEEWHLQVIFVF comes from the coding sequence GTGAAAATCATCGCCTACACCTACAGCGACCCTCTCATAGAATCTCCACCCGATCCGGCAATTTGGGGTTGGGAAATAGACTCTATCTATCAAGATCTTGGCAAACGCACGCAACTGCAACAACTTATTAAAGACTGCCAAACAGAAGGCGCATATCTCCTCATCCGTAGAATTGAGGAACTGGGCGATTCAGTACAAGAAGTGAGCGATCGCATTACGCAACTCCAAGCACTCAGCATCAAAATTATTACCACCGAACAAACTAACCCTAGTAATCTCCAAGCCGACTTGCTCAAACTGCTGCAAGCAATGCAACGCGAACAACGCAGCCGCCGCATTCGCCAGGGACACGCCCGCAATCGCATTAGCGCCCAACCTCCACCAGGAAAAGCCCCATACGGTTATCGTCGCGGTAAAGACAAATATGCATTAGACCGCAGTGCTTCCCCCATCGTCAAAGATTTTTTTGAACACTTCTTGCTATACGGTTCCTTACGCGGTGCAGTACGCCATTTAGCCCAAAAATACGGTAAAAAAATTTCTGTCACTACCGGGCGACGTTGGTTAACTAATCCTGTATATCGCGGCGATACCGCGTATCAAAATGGTGATGTTGTTGCCAATACGCACGTGCCAATTATCTCTAGAGAAGAAGCCGCACAAGTCGATCGATTATTACGCCGCAATCGACGTTTACCACCACGTACCGCGAGTGCGCCGCGCAGTCTTGCAGGTTTAGTTATCTGTCAAGAATGTCAATCTCCAATGACAGTTGTGCGCGTCACGACGCACCAAAAAAAGAGTGAATATCTTTATTTGCGTCCGACACTTTGCCCAAAACGTCCAAAATGCCGTGCGATCGCGTATGCTGAAGTTCTGAAACGCACAATTGCTACAGTTTGTCAAGACTTGCCCCGTGCAGTTGCTGGTATGAATTTTCCGCAATTAGATGCAGTTAAGGAGTCTTTAAATAGCGCGATCGCATCCAAACAACAAATTCTTGCTCAGTTACCTAATTTAACTACCACAGGAATTTTAGATCCCGAAACCGCACAATTAAGAGACTACAAACTTCGTACTGAAATATCCGCATTACAAACCCAACTTGCCACTTTACCACCAGTCAATTTACGTTCTGTTGCGCAAGCCGTTTCAATTCCGCAATTTTGGTTAGATTTATCTGAAGCCGAACGTCGCTTTTATTTTCGCGAATTTATTCAACAAATTCAGTTAATTCGCGAAGATGAGGAATGGCATCTGCAAGTAATTTTTGTTTTTTAG